The Streptomyces europaeiscabiei genome window below encodes:
- a CDS encoding nucleotidyl transferase AbiEii/AbiGii toxin family protein encodes MPELHTRLLADVIALGSPYPLVLTGGYAVRAHRLVNRPSQDLDVATENPAPMADIAATLRAGLEARGWKVHALETAPLSARFTVSDPATGQECEVDILKEIFWRPVTQSPYGPVLAEEDVIGTKVRALADRGAPRDLIDVFAASRRWTNTELEEFGRRHARGRFEREDLQSNLTGAEWTDDEAFAAYGLDDATIAALRTWAVEWADDLATRLLEASDDPDID; translated from the coding sequence ATGCCGGAGCTGCACACGCGGCTCCTGGCGGATGTGATCGCGCTCGGTTCCCCGTATCCACTGGTTCTCACCGGTGGATACGCCGTGCGGGCCCACCGCCTTGTGAACCGCCCCAGCCAGGACCTCGACGTCGCCACCGAGAACCCGGCTCCCATGGCCGACATCGCCGCCACGCTCCGCGCCGGCCTGGAAGCCCGCGGCTGGAAGGTGCACGCGCTGGAGACCGCCCCGCTGTCCGCCCGCTTCACCGTGTCCGACCCGGCCACCGGGCAAGAATGCGAAGTCGACATCCTCAAGGAAATCTTCTGGCGGCCAGTCACCCAAAGCCCGTACGGGCCCGTCCTCGCGGAGGAGGACGTGATCGGGACCAAGGTCCGCGCTCTCGCCGACCGCGGAGCGCCCCGCGACCTGATCGACGTGTTCGCAGCCTCCCGCCGCTGGACCAATACCGAGCTCGAAGAGTTCGGCCGCCGCCACGCCCGCGGCCGCTTTGAGCGCGAGGATTTGCAGTCGAACCTTACGGGCGCCGAGTGGACCGACGACGAAGCCTTCGCGGCCTACGGTCTCGACGATGCCACCATCGCCGCTCTCCGCACGTGGGCCGTGGAGTGGGCCGACGACCTCGCAACCCGCCTCCTCGAAGCATCCGATGATCCGGACATCGACTGA
- a CDS encoding magnesium and cobalt transport protein CorA, giving the protein MADRRARPAAKSAGPASKGGRKSGWRRALPPPSTPPAEPTAPNPDPAATTAERAASVVEAALYQDGVRVSSPATLADTFRELREAPAGMAWIGLARPTEAELLSLAAEFDLHPLAVEDAMEAHQRPKLERYGDTLFVVLRAARYLDASEEVDFAELHVFVGPDFVITVRHGAAPDLSAVRRRMEETPELLKLGPEAVLYAILDAVVDGYVPVVAGVQNDVDEIETEVFRGDPEVSRRIYELSREMVEFQRATRPLVGMLHGLMAGFAKYETDDELQRYLRDVADHVTHTSERVDGYRQALTDILTVNATLVTQQQNAEMRALAEAGFEQNEEIKKISSWAAILFAPTLVGTIYGMNFEHMPELGWSFGYPFAIGLMGVVCVSLYLIFKRRDWL; this is encoded by the coding sequence ATGGCCGATCGACGCGCCCGCCCGGCCGCGAAGAGCGCCGGTCCAGCCTCGAAGGGCGGCCGGAAGTCCGGCTGGCGCCGCGCCCTGCCACCTCCGTCGACACCACCCGCCGAGCCCACGGCACCGAACCCGGATCCGGCGGCGACCACGGCCGAGCGGGCGGCCAGCGTGGTGGAGGCGGCCCTGTACCAGGACGGCGTACGCGTCTCCTCCCCCGCCACGCTCGCGGACACCTTCCGCGAGCTGCGGGAGGCACCGGCCGGCATGGCGTGGATCGGGCTGGCCCGCCCGACCGAGGCCGAACTCCTTTCCCTGGCCGCCGAGTTCGACCTCCACCCGCTCGCCGTCGAGGACGCGATGGAGGCCCATCAACGCCCCAAGCTGGAGCGCTACGGCGACACCCTTTTCGTCGTCCTGCGCGCCGCCCGCTACCTCGACGCCTCCGAGGAGGTCGACTTCGCCGAGCTGCACGTCTTCGTGGGGCCGGACTTCGTCATCACGGTCCGGCACGGCGCGGCACCCGACCTGTCGGCCGTCCGCCGACGGATGGAGGAGACCCCGGAGCTGCTGAAGCTCGGCCCCGAGGCGGTCCTCTACGCCATCCTCGACGCGGTGGTCGACGGGTACGTACCCGTCGTCGCCGGTGTGCAGAACGACGTCGACGAGATCGAGACGGAGGTCTTCCGCGGCGACCCGGAGGTCTCCCGCCGCATCTACGAACTCTCCCGCGAGATGGTCGAGTTCCAGCGCGCCACCCGCCCCCTCGTAGGCATGCTCCACGGCCTCATGGCCGGCTTCGCCAAGTACGAGACGGACGACGAGCTCCAGCGCTACCTCCGCGACGTCGCCGACCACGTCACCCACACCAGCGAACGCGTCGACGGCTACCGCCAGGCCCTCACCGACATCCTCACCGTGAACGCCACACTCGTCACCCAGCAACAGAACGCGGAGATGCGGGCGTTGGCGGAGGCGGGCTTCGAACAGAACGAGGAGATCAAGAAGATCTCGTCGTGGGCGGCGATTTTGTTTGCTCCCACACTCGTCGGAACCATTTACGGCATGAATTTTGAGCACATGCCGGAGTTGGGCTGGAGCTTCGGATACCCCTTCGCCATCGGCTTGATGGGGGTGGTTTGCGTCAGTTTGTACCTAATTTTCAAGCGGCGGGACTGGCTCTAG
- a CDS encoding winged helix DNA-binding domain-containing protein, giving the protein MTNKANQTAPRLGTHALNRATLARQLLLHRAPMSAPAEAAPAKATSTNATPTKATGSAPPPMSVHAAVTHLLGLQAQNVRPPYYALAARLDGFAPEQLSALMADRDVVRIVTMRSTIHTHTAEDCLTLRPLVQPARERELNLFRKGLAGVDLDRLEVIARELVEAEPRTLKQLREALIVEWPGADPFALGVAARCRLPLVQVTPRGLWGKSGQVALTTAEHWLGRPAEPAPAPETVVRRYLAAFGPASVKDMQTWAGLTRLREAFERLRPELLVFRDDSGTELFDLPDAPRPDPETPAPPRLLPEFDNLLLSHADRSRVVPPDLKGRSWQGNQAHRTFLVDGFLAGLWKLDAKVLTLEPFGRLTQRQRADVVTEAERTLTTLHGDEGGAHDEGGAYDIWFGTVAT; this is encoded by the coding sequence ATGACGAACAAGGCGAACCAGACCGCTCCCCGGCTCGGCACCCACGCCCTCAACCGCGCGACCCTGGCCCGCCAGCTCCTGCTGCACCGGGCGCCCATGTCCGCACCCGCCGAGGCCGCCCCTGCCAAGGCCACCTCCACCAACGCCACCCCCACCAAAGCCACCGGCTCGGCGCCCCCGCCCATGTCCGTGCACGCCGCCGTCACACACCTCCTCGGGCTCCAGGCGCAGAACGTACGGCCGCCGTACTACGCGCTCGCCGCCCGGCTGGACGGCTTCGCGCCCGAGCAGTTGTCGGCGCTGATGGCCGACCGGGACGTCGTACGCATCGTCACCATGCGGTCCACGATCCACACGCACACCGCAGAGGACTGCCTCACCCTGCGGCCGTTGGTGCAGCCGGCCCGGGAACGGGAACTGAACCTGTTCCGCAAGGGGCTGGCCGGGGTCGATCTCGACCGGCTCGAAGTGATCGCGCGGGAACTGGTCGAGGCCGAACCGCGCACCCTGAAGCAGTTGCGTGAAGCGTTGATCGTGGAGTGGCCGGGCGCGGACCCGTTCGCCCTCGGTGTCGCCGCGCGCTGCCGGCTGCCGCTCGTCCAGGTCACCCCGCGCGGCCTGTGGGGAAAGAGCGGGCAGGTCGCCCTGACCACCGCCGAGCACTGGCTCGGCCGCCCCGCCGAACCCGCCCCGGCGCCCGAGACCGTCGTCCGGCGCTATCTCGCCGCCTTCGGGCCCGCCTCCGTCAAGGACATGCAGACCTGGGCCGGACTGACCCGCCTGCGCGAGGCGTTCGAGCGGCTGCGCCCGGAGCTGCTCGTCTTCCGCGACGACAGCGGCACCGAACTCTTCGACCTGCCGGACGCGCCCCGCCCCGACCCGGAGACCCCGGCCCCGCCCCGGCTGCTCCCCGAGTTCGACAACCTGCTCCTCTCCCACGCCGACCGCTCCCGCGTGGTGCCGCCGGACCTCAAGGGCCGTTCCTGGCAGGGGAATCAGGCCCACCGCACCTTCCTCGTCGACGGCTTCCTGGCCGGCCTCTGGAAGCTCGACGCCAAGGTCCTCACCCTCGAACCCTTCGGCCGCCTCACCCAGCGGCAGCGTGCCGATGTGGTGACGGAGGCGGAGCGCACGCTCACCACGCTGCACGGGGACGAGGGCGGCGCCCACGACGAGGGCGGAGCGTACGACATCTGGTTCGGCACCGTGGCCACGTGA
- a CDS encoding S1 family serine peptidase, with protein sequence MFGFNRVKKSMITAAAATAAAAAAALLTAPGAVAAPQPIVGGTTTTASAYPYVMQITNASQSQFCGGTLVSPTKVITAAHCMVGRTTSNTRVVGGRTYRNGTNGTVSTLSKIWIHPSYNSSTMTSDVAVLTLAVAQPYTTASYVSASQTSVYAAGTTARIIGWGTTSSGGSSSNQLRTATVPVVADSVCGSSSSYGSEFVASSMVCAGYSSGGVDTCQGDSGGPLMIGGVLAGIVSWGYGCADAQYPGIYTRLTTFSNTVAAQIAS encoded by the coding sequence ATGTTCGGGTTCAACCGCGTCAAGAAGTCGATGATCACCGCCGCGGCGGCCACCGCTGCCGCCGCCGCAGCCGCGCTGCTCACCGCCCCCGGCGCCGTCGCCGCTCCCCAGCCCATCGTGGGTGGTACGACCACCACCGCGAGCGCGTACCCGTACGTCATGCAGATCACGAACGCCTCGCAGAGCCAGTTCTGTGGTGGCACCCTCGTGTCCCCCACCAAGGTGATCACCGCCGCCCACTGCATGGTCGGCAGAACCACCTCCAACACCCGTGTCGTCGGTGGCCGTACCTACCGCAACGGCACGAACGGCACCGTCAGCACGCTCAGCAAGATCTGGATCCACCCGAGCTACAACAGCTCCACGATGACCAGCGACGTGGCCGTGCTGACGCTCGCGGTCGCGCAGCCGTACACCACGGCGTCCTACGTCAGCGCCTCGCAGACGAGCGTCTACGCGGCCGGCACCACCGCCCGCATCATCGGCTGGGGCACCACGTCCTCGGGCGGTTCCTCCTCCAACCAGCTGCGCACCGCGACCGTTCCGGTCGTGGCCGACTCGGTCTGCGGCAGCTCCAGCTCGTACGGCTCCGAGTTCGTCGCGAGCTCCATGGTCTGCGCCGGTTACTCCTCCGGCGGCGTTGACACCTGCCAGGGCGACAGCGGCGGTCCCCTGATGATCGGGGGCGTCCTGGCAGGCATAGTTTCCTGGGGTTACGGCTGCGCCGACGCGCAGTACCCCGGCATCTACACCCGGCTGACCACCTTCTCCAACACGGTGGCCGCCCAGATCGCCTCGTAG
- a CDS encoding helix-turn-helix transcriptional regulator, protein MQREFKEPGRPRPDLVIGREELFAGAREQLARGGSVLVHGSAGIGKSTVLRALAAEYEESARTVLRCSATESESHLPFLALTDLLGLVLDEVSDQLPAPQRTALESALTGRGESTLQRDGLALRLAVLSTLRALAAKGPVLIVADDLQWLDPASVELLGFAARRLGDLPVRMLCAVRTSTDPHGHEQDRYLRASPPDTLALRVTPLSRTHVAELLENRGYTGLPRSTVRDIHRTSGGNPLFALELGRALADSPTPPRPGEPLPVPTSLRTLVLNRLDMLSAEARRTLLVASAGARPTGALLHAAGRENAEAETAQAVELGLLAPEREGPYVRFAHPLVSAALYAEATAQERRAAHAALSTAAVDPIERARHLALATHGTDPLVAARLGEAAAVARDRGAPSVAAELGLLSARHTPADATPGPDERRLQAAEDALTAGENDLGRDLARDVLSRAADPAERVRAWMVVIDAAGQSLAEVDAVYPQVLADAGDDPRLLGLVRYQLAWRALVLEGDFAQSREEAARAAELASRAEDRRTELLALAFQAQAEILMGHRDAPMTIKRALKEPQDPQLACHHNGAGATRFRWLMMSDQLGEARATITSLLREVRRRGMVESEVHYVRFLAETELRSGHCGRALDLAREGYVLARDSGIGEGASAMLTSLTEAAGGDVEQARALAREAADRAEQDGDLMYLSRALGALGHAQLVAGDAPGTVQSLRRVRELEEGLGINDPARGRWHGDLAEALVRVGELAEAQDVIDVTRQQALRLGRESVLAVLDRGEALVRAARGEQDAAVRQLMSAQDRLAKLGYGLEEARAAYALAGLRTPPQALGLARPGATPVSGPGSYDEASRLFRRCRALPWLRQVEEASITPAPPQQPAIAPSALDALAVLAATERQVAELVMEGATNREIAGRLYISVKTVEATLTRVYRKLGIRSRVDIVRLAAGHRTN, encoded by the coding sequence GTGCAGCGGGAGTTCAAGGAGCCTGGGAGACCCCGCCCCGACCTGGTCATAGGCCGGGAGGAGCTGTTCGCGGGGGCGCGTGAGCAGCTCGCGCGGGGCGGCAGCGTGCTCGTGCACGGCTCCGCCGGTATCGGAAAATCGACGGTCCTGCGGGCTCTCGCCGCGGAATACGAGGAGTCGGCACGGACGGTGCTGCGCTGCTCGGCCACCGAGTCCGAGTCGCACCTGCCGTTCCTCGCCCTGACCGATCTGCTCGGGCTGGTCCTGGACGAGGTGTCCGACCAGCTGCCCGCCCCGCAGCGCACCGCGCTGGAGTCCGCGCTCACCGGCCGGGGTGAGTCCACCCTCCAGCGCGACGGGCTCGCGCTCCGGCTGGCCGTCCTGTCGACCCTGCGCGCCCTGGCCGCCAAGGGCCCGGTGCTGATCGTCGCGGACGACCTCCAGTGGCTGGATCCGGCCAGTGTCGAGCTGCTCGGCTTCGCGGCGCGGCGGCTGGGCGACCTGCCGGTGCGCATGCTGTGCGCCGTACGTACCTCGACGGACCCCCATGGTCACGAGCAGGACAGGTATCTACGCGCGTCCCCTCCCGACACCCTGGCCCTCCGGGTCACCCCGCTGTCCAGGACGCACGTCGCCGAGCTGCTGGAGAACCGCGGCTACACCGGTCTGCCCCGCTCGACCGTGCGGGACATCCACCGCACCAGCGGCGGCAACCCGCTGTTCGCGCTGGAGCTCGGCCGTGCCCTCGCCGACAGCCCGACGCCGCCCCGTCCGGGCGAACCGCTGCCCGTGCCGACCTCGCTGCGGACCCTGGTGCTGAACCGGCTGGACATGCTCTCGGCCGAGGCCCGCCGCACCCTGCTGGTCGCCAGCGCCGGTGCCCGGCCCACGGGGGCGCTGCTGCACGCCGCCGGGCGGGAGAACGCCGAGGCGGAGACCGCGCAGGCCGTCGAGCTGGGGCTGCTCGCACCGGAGCGGGAGGGACCGTACGTACGGTTCGCTCATCCCCTCGTGTCGGCCGCGCTGTACGCCGAGGCGACCGCCCAGGAGCGGCGGGCCGCTCACGCCGCGCTGTCCACCGCCGCCGTCGACCCCATCGAGCGGGCCCGGCATCTGGCGCTGGCCACCCACGGCACCGATCCCCTGGTCGCCGCGCGGCTGGGCGAGGCCGCGGCCGTGGCCCGGGACCGGGGCGCGCCCTCGGTCGCCGCCGAGCTGGGGCTGCTCTCGGCCCGGCACACTCCGGCGGACGCGACGCCGGGCCCGGACGAGCGGCGGTTGCAGGCCGCCGAGGACGCGCTGACCGCCGGGGAGAACGACCTCGGCCGGGACCTCGCCCGTGACGTGCTGAGCCGGGCCGCCGACCCGGCCGAGCGGGTCCGGGCCTGGATGGTGGTGATCGACGCGGCCGGGCAGTCGCTCGCCGAGGTCGACGCCGTCTACCCGCAGGTCCTCGCCGATGCGGGCGACGACCCGCGGCTGCTCGGCCTGGTCCGCTACCAGCTGGCCTGGCGCGCCCTGGTCCTCGAAGGCGACTTCGCCCAGAGCCGGGAGGAGGCCGCGCGGGCGGCGGAGCTGGCGTCCCGGGCCGAGGACCGGCGCACCGAGCTGCTCGCGCTCGCCTTCCAGGCACAGGCCGAGATACTGATGGGCCACCGGGACGCCCCCATGACGATCAAGCGCGCCCTGAAGGAGCCGCAGGATCCGCAGCTCGCGTGCCACCACAACGGGGCGGGTGCGACCCGCTTCCGCTGGCTGATGATGAGCGACCAGCTCGGCGAGGCCCGCGCGACGATCACCTCGCTGCTGCGTGAGGTGCGGCGGCGCGGCATGGTCGAGAGCGAGGTGCACTACGTGCGCTTCCTCGCCGAGACCGAACTGCGCTCCGGGCACTGCGGCCGGGCCCTCGACCTCGCCCGCGAGGGCTATGTCCTCGCCCGTGACTCCGGCATCGGCGAGGGCGCGTCCGCCATGCTCACCTCGCTCACGGAGGCCGCCGGCGGTGACGTGGAGCAGGCCCGGGCGCTCGCCCGCGAAGCCGCCGACCGCGCCGAGCAGGACGGCGACCTGATGTACCTCTCCCGCGCCCTGGGCGCCCTGGGGCACGCCCAGCTGGTGGCGGGGGACGCACCCGGCACCGTGCAGTCCCTGCGCCGGGTGAGGGAGCTGGAGGAAGGACTCGGCATCAACGACCCCGCGCGCGGCCGGTGGCACGGCGATCTCGCCGAAGCCCTGGTGCGGGTGGGCGAGTTGGCGGAGGCGCAGGACGTCATCGACGTCACCCGGCAGCAGGCGCTGCGGCTCGGGCGGGAGAGCGTGCTCGCCGTCCTCGATCGGGGCGAGGCGCTGGTGCGGGCGGCGCGAGGTGAACAGGACGCCGCCGTACGGCAGTTGATGTCGGCGCAGGACCGGCTGGCGAAGCTGGGCTACGGCCTGGAGGAGGCGCGGGCCGCGTACGCCCTGGCGGGGCTGCGCACACCCCCGCAGGCTCTCGGTCTCGCCCGTCCGGGAGCGACGCCCGTGTCCGGTCCGGGCTCGTACGACGAGGCGTCGCGGCTGTTCCGCCGCTGCCGTGCGCTGCCGTGGCTGCGTCAGGTGGAGGAGGCCTCGATCACCCCTGCGCCCCCGCAGCAGCCCGCGATCGCTCCGTCGGCACTGGACGCCCTCGCCGTGCTCGCGGCGACCGAACGCCAGGTCGCGGAGCTGGTCATGGAGGGGGCGACCAACCGGGAGATCGCCGGCCGGCTGTACATCAGCGTGAAGACGGTCGAGGCGACACTCACCCGCGTCTACCGGAAGCTGGGCATCCGGTCGCGTGTGGACATCGTGCGTCTGGCGGCGGGACACCGTACGAACTGA
- a CDS encoding response regulator transcription factor codes for MAFDPSDSVGAGLSGPADMRGALARLRRATGLPLAFAGLVEPGAGQLRISELQGNRTTALQGLAVHSGNGLGGKTVALARPCCVTDYSASRQISHEYDAAVAAEGIRSVLAVPVVVRRRVRGVLYGALRTAQPLGDRTVGAALDAARDMEQALVVRDEARNLLAAARAPEGESAGAWEEVREAHGALRALAPRIDDPDLRAELLRVCGRLAGVAGGENTGPDGVARVALTPRETDVLACVATGATNTVAGDRLGLRPETVKAYLRSAMRKLGAHTRLEAVVAARRAGLLP; via the coding sequence GTGGCATTTGATCCCTCGGATTCCGTCGGGGCGGGTTTGTCCGGACCGGCGGACATGCGCGGCGCGCTGGCCCGGCTGCGCCGGGCCACCGGGCTGCCGCTCGCCTTCGCGGGGCTGGTCGAGCCCGGCGCCGGGCAACTGCGCATCAGTGAACTCCAGGGCAACCGGACGACCGCGCTCCAAGGGCTCGCCGTGCACTCCGGGAACGGCCTCGGCGGCAAGACGGTGGCCCTTGCCCGGCCGTGCTGCGTGACCGACTACTCCGCATCGCGCCAGATCAGCCACGAGTACGACGCCGCGGTCGCCGCCGAGGGCATCCGCTCCGTCCTGGCGGTTCCCGTCGTCGTACGGCGTCGGGTGCGCGGGGTGCTGTACGGCGCCCTGCGCACGGCCCAGCCACTGGGCGACCGCACGGTCGGAGCCGCGCTGGACGCGGCGCGGGACATGGAACAGGCGCTGGTGGTGCGGGACGAGGCGCGGAACCTGCTGGCCGCGGCCCGGGCGCCCGAGGGCGAGTCGGCCGGGGCATGGGAGGAGGTCCGGGAGGCGCACGGGGCACTCCGCGCGCTCGCCCCGCGCATCGACGATCCGGATCTGCGGGCCGAGCTGCTGCGAGTGTGCGGACGCCTGGCCGGCGTCGCCGGTGGGGAGAACACCGGGCCGGACGGCGTCGCACGGGTCGCCCTCACACCGCGCGAGACGGACGTGCTGGCCTGCGTCGCGACGGGTGCGACCAACACCGTCGCCGGGGATCGTCTGGGGCTTCGCCCCGAGACGGTGAAGGCCTATCTGCGCTCGGCCATGCGGAAGCTCGGGGCGCATACGCGTCTGGAGGCGGTGGTGGCCGCCCGCAGGGCGGGGCTGCTGCCCTAG
- a CDS encoding AMP-binding protein, whose amino-acid sequence MSARTSATDEFRAARDFLLAHREDYATAYKGFTWPRPEYFNWALDWFDVIARGNDRTALHIVEEDGTEAVVSFAEMSERSSRIANWLRDRGVRADDRILVMLGNQTELWETALAAMKLRAVVIPATPLLGPADLRDRVERGRVKHVIVRAEDAPKFEDVPGRYTRTTVGGTVDGWRPYEEARAAAARFEPNGATNATDPLMLYFTSGTTARPKLVEHTHASYPVGHLATMYWIGLRPGDVHLNISSPGWAKHAWSNLFAPWNAEATVFIHNYTRFDASRLLSEMERAGVTTFCAPPTVWRMLIQADLTQLKTPPREVVAAGEPLNPEVIEQVRRAWGLDIRDGFGQTETVVQVSNSPGQRLKTGSMGRPGPGFKVVLLDPVSGAPDADEGEIALDLSNRPVGLMTGYHGDPDRTAEAMAGGFYRTGDIGARDKDGYITYVGRADDVFKASDYKISPFELESALLEHEAVAEAAVVPAPDEVRLAVPKAYIVLAAGWEPGPDTAKVLFEHSRTVLAPYKRLRRLEFGDLPKTVSGKIRRIVLREATAAGSDAEYHEEDFR is encoded by the coding sequence ATGTCGGCGAGGACGAGCGCCACGGACGAGTTCCGGGCGGCCCGGGACTTCCTGTTGGCTCATCGTGAGGACTACGCCACGGCCTACAAGGGCTTCACCTGGCCGCGCCCGGAGTACTTCAACTGGGCGCTCGACTGGTTCGACGTGATCGCACGTGGGAACGACCGCACAGCGCTGCACATCGTCGAGGAGGACGGCACCGAGGCCGTGGTCTCCTTCGCCGAGATGTCCGAGCGCTCGTCCCGGATCGCCAATTGGCTGCGGGACCGGGGCGTCCGCGCCGACGACCGCATCCTCGTCATGCTCGGCAACCAGACGGAGCTGTGGGAGACCGCCCTCGCCGCGATGAAGCTGCGCGCCGTCGTCATCCCCGCGACCCCGCTCCTCGGCCCCGCCGACCTGCGCGACCGGGTGGAGCGCGGCCGGGTCAAGCACGTGATCGTACGGGCCGAGGACGCCCCCAAGTTCGAGGACGTGCCCGGCCGTTACACCCGCACGACGGTCGGCGGGACGGTGGACGGCTGGCGGCCGTACGAGGAGGCCCGCGCGGCTGCCGCCCGTTTCGAACCGAACGGCGCGACCAACGCCACCGACCCGCTGATGCTGTACTTCACCTCGGGTACGACCGCCCGGCCCAAGCTGGTCGAACACACCCATGCGTCGTACCCCGTCGGCCACTTGGCGACCATGTACTGGATCGGCCTGCGACCCGGCGACGTCCATCTCAACATCTCCTCGCCCGGCTGGGCCAAGCACGCCTGGTCCAACCTCTTCGCCCCGTGGAACGCGGAGGCGACCGTGTTCATCCACAACTACACCCGCTTCGACGCGAGCCGGCTGCTCTCGGAGATGGAGCGCGCGGGCGTCACCACCTTCTGTGCCCCGCCCACCGTGTGGCGGATGCTCATCCAGGCCGATCTCACGCAGCTGAAGACCCCGCCCCGTGAGGTCGTCGCGGCCGGTGAACCCCTCAACCCCGAGGTCATCGAGCAGGTGCGCCGCGCCTGGGGCCTGGACATCCGCGACGGCTTCGGCCAGACCGAGACCGTCGTCCAGGTCTCCAACAGTCCCGGCCAGCGACTGAAGACGGGCTCGATGGGCCGGCCCGGCCCCGGCTTCAAGGTCGTCCTCCTCGACCCCGTCTCGGGCGCCCCCGACGCCGACGAGGGCGAGATCGCCCTCGACCTCTCCAACCGCCCGGTCGGCCTGATGACGGGCTACCACGGCGACCCCGACCGTACGGCGGAGGCCATGGCCGGCGGCTTCTACCGCACCGGTGACATCGGCGCACGGGACAAGGACGGCTACATCACCTACGTGGGCCGCGCGGACGACGTGTTCAAGGCGAGCGACTACAAGATCAGCCCGTTCGAGCTGGAGAGCGCCCTGCTGGAGCACGAGGCGGTCGCCGAGGCGGCCGTGGTGCCCGCGCCGGACGAGGTGCGGCTCGCGGTGCCGAAGGCGTACATCGTGCTGGCCGCCGGCTGGGAGCCGGGCCCCGACACCGCGAAGGTGCTCTTCGAGCACTCCCGGACCGTCCTCGCGCCCTACAAGCGTCTGCGCCGCCTGGAGTTCGGCGACCTGCCGAAGACCGTGTCGGGCAAGATCCGCCGCATCGTGCTGCGCGAGGCCACGGCCGCGGGCTCGGACGCGGAGTACCACGAGGAGGACTTCCGGTGA
- a CDS encoding AMP-binding protein gives MSELSYTHGTGGTPLLGDTIGASLDRAVAAWPDREVLVDVPSGRRWTYTRFAADVDELAYALLASGVAKGDRVGIWAVNCPEWVLVQYATARIGAIMVNINPAYRTHEVEYVLDQAGVCLLFASLSHRTSDYRAMVEQVRAQCPKLREAVYIGDPSWDALIARGTPVPYEDLSCDDPINIQYTSGTTGFPKGATLSHHNILNNGYFVGELLAYTEQDRICVPVPFYHCFGMVMGNLAATSHGACVVIPAPSFDPKATLEAVQRERCTSLYGVPTMFIAELNLPDFAAYDLSSLRTGIMAGSPCPVEVMKRVVAEMHMTEVSICYGMTETSPVSTQTRRDDDLEHRTGTVGRVLPHIEVKIVDPATGVTRPRGTAGELCTRGYSVMLGYWEEPERTAEAVDAGRWMHTGDLATMREDGYVEIVGRIKDMIIRGGENIYPREIEEFLYGHPKIADVQVVGVPHERYGEEVLACVIPREATEPLTLEELRAFCDGQLAHYKIPSALRVLDSFPMTVSGKVRKIELRERYAAG, from the coding sequence GTGAGTGAGCTGTCCTATACGCACGGCACAGGCGGGACTCCGCTGCTCGGCGACACCATCGGCGCCAGTCTCGACCGGGCCGTCGCGGCCTGGCCGGACCGCGAGGTCCTCGTCGACGTGCCGTCCGGCAGGCGCTGGACCTACACCCGGTTCGCCGCCGACGTCGACGAGCTGGCGTACGCGCTGCTCGCGAGCGGCGTCGCCAAGGGCGACCGGGTGGGCATCTGGGCGGTGAACTGCCCCGAGTGGGTGCTCGTCCAGTACGCCACCGCCCGCATCGGCGCGATCATGGTGAACATCAACCCCGCCTACCGCACCCACGAGGTCGAGTACGTCCTCGACCAGGCCGGTGTCTGCCTGCTCTTCGCCTCGCTCAGCCACAGGACGAGCGACTACCGGGCGATGGTCGAGCAAGTGCGCGCCCAGTGCCCGAAGTTGCGAGAGGCCGTCTACATCGGGGACCCGAGCTGGGACGCGCTGATCGCGCGCGGCACACCGGTGCCGTACGAGGACCTGTCCTGCGACGACCCGATCAACATCCAGTACACCTCGGGCACCACGGGCTTCCCCAAGGGCGCGACCCTCTCCCACCACAACATCCTCAACAACGGCTACTTCGTAGGGGAGTTGCTCGCCTACACCGAGCAGGACCGGATCTGCGTGCCCGTGCCCTTCTACCACTGCTTCGGCATGGTGATGGGCAACCTCGCGGCGACCTCGCACGGCGCCTGTGTCGTCATCCCGGCCCCGTCCTTCGACCCGAAGGCCACCCTGGAGGCCGTCCAGCGGGAGCGCTGCACCTCCCTTTACGGCGTACCGACCATGTTCATCGCGGAGTTGAACCTCCCCGACTTCGCCGCGTACGACCTCTCCTCCCTGCGCACCGGCATCATGGCGGGCTCGCCCTGCCCGGTGGAGGTGATGAAGCGGGTGGTCGCCGAGATGCACATGACGGAGGTCTCGATCTGTTACGGCATGACGGAGACCTCGCCCGTCTCCACCCAGACCCGGCGCGACGACGACCTGGAACACCGCACCGGCACCGTCGGCCGCGTCCTCCCGCACATCGAGGTGAAGATCGTCGACCCCGCGACCGGGGTGACCCGGCCGCGCGGAACCGCGGGGGAGTTGTGCACCCGTGGCTACAGCGTGATGCTCGGCTACTGGGAGGAGCCCGAGAGGACCGCCGAGGCCGTCGACGCGGGGCGGTGGATGCACACCGGGGACCTGGCGACGATGCGCGAGGACGGGTACGTCGAGATCGTCGGCCGGATCAAGGACATGATCATCCGGGGTGGCGAGAACATCTACCCGCGCGAGATCGAGGAGTTCCTGTACGGCCACCCGAAGATCGCCGACGTCCAGGTGGTGGGCGTTCCGCACGAGCGGTACGGCGAGGAGGTGCTCGCCTGCGTCATCCCGCGCGAGGCCACCGAACCGCTCACGCTGGAGGAGCTACGGGCCTTCTGTGACGGGCAGTTGGCGCACTACAAGATCCCGAGCGCGCTGCGCGTCCTGGACTCCTTCCCGATGACGGTGTCGGGGAAGGTGCGGAAGATCGAGCTGCGGGAGCGGTACGCCGCCGGGTAG